The following proteins come from a genomic window of Trifolium pratense cultivar HEN17-A07 linkage group LG4, ARS_RC_1.1, whole genome shotgun sequence:
- the LOC123922620 gene encoding uncharacterized protein LOC123922620 yields MYPDVFRKLCTIIREKTPLKDTRFICVEEMLASFLQIVGQNARYCVIRNTFGRSQFATSENFHKVLKALNSLAPDLMARPGSTTPAKIRESTRFYPYFKDCIGAIDGTHIPAMVRGRDVSSYRDRHGNISQNVLAACNFDLEFMYVLSGWEGSAHDSKLLNDALTRRNGLKVPQVERIILI; encoded by the exons ATGTATCCTGATGTATTTCGAAAGTTGTGCAcgattataagagaaaaaacacCTTTGAAGGATACAAGATTTATTTGTGTTGAAGAAATGCTTGCATCATTCCTACAGATTGTCGGTCAGAATGCTCGATATTGTGTAATCCGCAATACATTTGGCCGGTCACAATTTGCTACAAGTGAAAATTTTCACAAGGTTTTGAAGGCTTTGAACTCATTAGCACCTGATTTGATGGCTAGACCAGGCTCAACTACGCCTGCAAAAATAAGGGAAAGCACAAGGTTTTATCCTTATTTTAAG gatTGCATTGGAGCTATTGATGGTACACACATTCCGGCAATGGTAAGAGGACGAGATGTAAGCAGTTATCGTGATCGTCATGGAAATATATCACAAAATGTATTAGCTGCATGCAACTTTGATTTGGAATTCATGTACGTTCTTAGCGGATGGGAGGGTTCAGCACATGATTCCAAGCTATTAAATGATGCGTTGACAAGGAGGAATGGACTTAAAGTACCCCAAG TTGAGAGAATTATTCTTATATGA
- the LOC123920483 gene encoding uncharacterized protein LOC123920483 isoform X1, whose protein sequence is MGQSLEAFLQWKSLDSLLFGCTEAPFHKRTRLFTKDFFSLVLDGSVVDGDILKWLIFVGLSVLEGHFKRDSTCLYVSTINYLLVCKNTNFVSETWDHMRVLVPI, encoded by the exons ATGGGTCAGTCGCTAGAAGCGTTTCTGCAGTGGAAATCTTTGGATAGCCTTCTGTTTGGCTGCACTGAAGCA CCTTTCCACAAGCGAACTCGGCTATTCACCAAG GATTTCTTTTCATTGGTGCTAGATGGATCAGTTGTTGATGGAGATATTCTAAAATGG CTTATATTTGTAGGCCTATCTGTTTTGGAGGGACACTTCAAAAGGGATTCTACTTGTTTATATGTTAGTACTATAAACTACTTACTAGTGTGCAAAAATACCAATTTTGTAAGTGAGACTTGGGATCACATGAGAGTTTTGGTGCCTATTTGA
- the LOC123920483 gene encoding uncharacterized protein LOC123920483 isoform X2 encodes MGQSLEAFLQWKSLDSLLFGCTEAPFHKRTRLFTKDFFSLVLDGSVVDGDILKWAYLFWRDTSKGILLVYMLVL; translated from the exons ATGGGTCAGTCGCTAGAAGCGTTTCTGCAGTGGAAATCTTTGGATAGCCTTCTGTTTGGCTGCACTGAAGCA CCTTTCCACAAGCGAACTCGGCTATTCACCAAG GATTTCTTTTCATTGGTGCTAGATGGATCAGTTGTTGATGGAGATATTCTAAAATGG GCCTATCTGTTTTGGAGGGACACTTCAAAAGGGATTCTACTTGTTTATATGTTAGTACTATAA
- the LOC123922621 gene encoding replication factor A protein 1-like: MATQFDMLCDVLPGHNSWKFKVCVLRMWAISSFMKPNELNSMEMVLIDEKGGKIHALIRKELVYLFQNKLKEGEVYKLSNFDVVPVVGFYHTTLHPYKLIFRSNTKVQNFASSDIPILGFSFTDLAEMASYSVNYDYLIVICFLCHCVDVIGLISGISNEREYIRAGKVIKMVVLELTDNSGKCECALFGDHVDELQRLIGNCPSGLHVVALQFAKVKIFRGKVSIQDVMNTTRIFLDPEIKETSELRKGLAIAGMSNSEKSIEQINAMNEVGVFDVCKENPIVELFELEDVEFKGNDLAEFVASHEERLASVPSGCGCVVPLKLKKRRWRGKMNLMMQLAKSIEILFKRVMHCDSNPEILFVSKLIAT, translated from the exons ATGGCAACCCAATTTGACATGTTGTGCGATGTTCTTCCTGGGCATAATTCATGGAAGTTCAAAGTTTGTGTCCTCCGTATGTGggcaatttcttcttttatgaAGCCTAATGAGTTGAACTCTATGGAAATGGTGCTGATAGATGAGAAG GGAGGTAAGATTCATGCCTTGATAAGGAAAGAATTGGTTTACCTATTCCAGAATAAATTAAAGGAAGGGGAAGTTTATAAGCTATCAAACTTTGATGTTGTTCCAGTCGTTGGATTTTATCATACAACTCTGCATCCTTACAAATTGATTTTTCGATCGAATACCAAAGTTCAGAATTTTGCGAGTTCTGATATTCCTATTTTGGGATTTTCTTTCACCGATCTTGCTGAAATGGCTAGCTACTCTGTTAACTATGATTACCTAATAG ttatttgtttcttatgtcATTGTGTTGATGTCATTGGTTTAATCTCTGGTATATCAAATGAGAGGGAGTATATTCGTGCTGGCAAAGTCATCAAGATGGTTGTGCTTGAACTTACAGACAATAG TGGTAAATGTGAATGCGCGTTGTTTGGTGATCATGTTGATGAGTTGCAAAGATTAATTGGTAATTGTCCTTCCGGTCTCCACGTTGTTGCACTACAGTTTGCCaaagttaaaatatttagaG GGAAAGTTTCCATTCAAGATGTTATGAATACCACAAGGATTTTTCTTGACCCTGAGATTAAAGAGACATCCGAGTTAAGAAAGGG gTTAGCCATTGCTGGTATGTCAAACTCCGAAAAAAGTATTGAGCAAATTAATGCTATGAATGAGGTTGGAGTGTTTGATGTCTGCAAAGAGAATCCAATTGTTGAACTTTTTGAGTTAGAAGACGTTGAGTTTAAGGGCAATGATTTAGCTGAGTTTGTTGCATCTCATGAGGAAAGGTTGGCTTCAGTGCCTTCTGGTTGTGGATGTGTTGTTCCGCTGAAGCTAAAAAAGAGAAGGTGGAGGGGAAAGATGAATCTGATGATGCAACTTGCCAAGTCTATTGAAATTTTGTTCAAAAGAGTTATGCACTGTGATTCAAATCCGGAGATTTTGTTCGTTTCAAAACTGATAGCCACATAA
- the LOC123920484 gene encoding uncharacterized protein At2g29880-like, whose translation MGDSQENNRGKSKDKDYVTWTMEETNELLHLLVDAMNRGMRDANGLLSKQTVERSILPDLNAKTRFPKTYTHYLSRMKWFKNQYNMMSTLMRHNSGFGWDSIAKTFTATEEVWKDYLKSHPSHNKLRGKTMIDYEYLKIVVGGGVSTGNNSIAVDPDDTDATTLEPENATTYEPENRSVGIEEFSYDANSDTFVPPDNYEPQYQPPSPSQPSPPSHPPLNSEVPLERQNSHKRKRFEYGGSYTTVGINNQDNVMRNLSVGIETIAVNFEKISNMMEKREKDRDRDRELEGIIWEVIKDIPNLNDMTRFKTAELLNTKAKKDFFLKMSSEERSSWIKFKLGDD comes from the exons ATGGGAGACTCGCAAGAAAATAATAGAGGAAAAAGTAAAGACAAAGATTATGTAACTTGGACAATGGAGGAAACCAATGAGTTGTTACATCTCTTGGTGGATGCTATGAATAGGGGGATGCGTGATGCTAATGGATTACTTAGCAAACAAACTGTAGAACGGTCAATACTTCCTGACCTAAATGCTAAGACTAGGTTCCCTAAAACTTATACTCACTATTTGAGTCGGATGAAGTGGTTTAAGAACCAATATAACATGATGTCAACACTTATGCGTCACAACTCTGGTTTTGGATGGGACTCAATTGCAAAAACTTTCACCGCTACTGAGGAAGTATGGAAAGATTACTTAAAG TCACACCCAAGTCACAACAAACTTCGAGGAAAGACTATGATTGATTATGAGTATTTAAAGATTGTTGTTGGGGGTGGAGTTTCTACCGGGAATAATTCCATAGCGGTAGATCCAGATGATACAGATGCAACAACTTTAGAGCCAGAAAATGCAACAACTTATGAGCCAGAAAATAGAAGTGTTGGGATAGAAGAATTTTCATATGATGCTAATAGTGACACATTTGTCCCTCCAGATAACTATGAACCACAATATCAACCTCCATCACCAAGCCAACCTAGTCCACCATCTCATCCCCCTTTAAATTCAGAGGTTCCCTTAGAAAGACAAAACAGTCACAAGAGAAAGAGATTCGAGTATGGAGGAAGTTATACCACTGTTGGGATCAACAATCAAGACAATGTTATGAGAAACCTTTCTGTTGGCATTGAGACTATTGCtgtgaattttgaaaaaatatctaACATGATggagaaaagagaaaaagatagagatagagatagagaGCTCGAGGGTATTATTTGGGAAGTTATAAAAGATATTCCAAATTTGAATGACATGACGCGTTTCAAGACGGCTGAATTGTTGAATACTAAAGCAAAAAAGGACTTTTTCTTAAAGATGTCATCAGAAGAACGCTCATCTTGGATAAAATTCAAGTTAGGGgatgattaa
- the LOC123921802 gene encoding receptor-like cytoplasmic kinase 176 yields MGCCFSARIKAESPPRNGSSSKDCSKGNGLSRRSSGSGKVSAPPTAPPTPRTEGEILNSSNMKSFTFSELKTATRNFRPDSVVGEGGFGAVFKGWIDEHSLVPVRPGTGVVIAVKKLNQEGLQGHSEWLTEINYLGQLHHPNLVKLIGYCFEDDHRLLVYEFLTKGSLDNHLFRRASYFQPLSWTIRMKVALDAAKGLAYLHSDEAKVIYRDFKTSNILLDSSYNAKLSDFGLAKDGPAGDSSHVSTRVMGTYGYAAPEYMATGHLTKKSDVYSFGVVLLEIMSGKRALDTNRPSGEHNLIEWAKPYLNSKRRIFQVMDARIEGQYSLRQAVKAANLAVQCLSVEPRFRPKMDEVVRALEELQGSSDDLTGRVGSSRDQNIRSVPSSRSNGPRQQRSNKPSETINK; encoded by the exons ATGGGTTGTTGCTTTAGTGCTAGAATCAAAGCTGAAAGTCCTCCACGTAATG GTTCAAGTTCAAAGGACTGTAGCAAAGGAAATGGCTTGAGTCGACGAAGCAGTGGCAGTGGCAAGGTGTCCGCTCCGCCTACTGCTCCTCCAACACCTCGAACCGAGGGCGAGATTTTGAATTCTTCCAATATGAAGAGCTTCACTTTTAGTGAGCTAAAAACTGCTACAAGAAACTTCCGTCCTGATAGTGTGGTTGGTGAAGGTGGATTTGGAGCTGTATTTAAAGGGTGGATTGATGAGCACTCGCTTGTGCCGGTTAGACCGGGGACTGGAGTTGTCATTGCTGTCAAGAAGCTTAACCAAGAAGGTTTACAAGGACACAGTGAATGGTTG ACAGAAATCAATTACCTGGGACAGCTGCACCATCCTAATCTTGTGAAACTGATTGGTTACTGCTTCGAAGACGATCACCGCCTTTTGGTATACGagtttttgaccaagggcagtTTGGACAATCATTTATTTAGAA GAGCTTCTTACTTTCAACCGCTTTCTTGGACCATCCGAATGAAGGTTGCTCTTGATGCTGCTAAGGGTCTTGCATATCTTCACAGCGATGAAGCAAAAGTGATATACCGAGACTTCAAAACTTCAAATATATTGCTCGACTCA AGTTATAATGCAAAACTTTCCGATTTTGGCTTGGCAAAGGATGGACCAGCAGGTGATTCGAGTCATGTCTCTACAAGGGTAATGGGCACGTATGGCTACGCCGCTCCTGAATATATGGCAACAG GTCATTTGACTAAAAAGAGCGATGTGTATAGCTTCGGTGTTGTGCTCCTTGAAATTATGTCCGGAAAACGAGCACTCGACACCAACAGGCCATCAGGGGAACACAATTTAATTGAATGGGCCAAACCTTACCTCAACAGCAAACGCAGAATCTTCCAAGTTATGGATGCTCGCATCGAAGGCCAATACTCATTGCGTCAAGCAGTAAAAGCAGCTAACCTGGCGGTTCAATGCTTGTCGGTTGAACCAAGATTTAGACCGAAAATGGACGAGGTTGTAAGAGCATTGGAGGAACTCCAGGGTTCCTCAGATGACCTGACCGGAAGAGTAGGAAGCTCTCGAGATCAAAATATTAGGAGTGTTCCTAGCTCGAGGAGTAATGGTCCTCGACAACAGAGAAGTAATAAACCAAgtgaaacaataaataaatga